From a single Tissierellales bacterium genomic region:
- a CDS encoding TIGR01212 family radical SAM protein (This family includes YhcC from E. coli K-12, an uncharacterized radical SAM protein.) has product MIWGDKRYRSFNYEMRKIFGEKVMKLSLDGGFTCPNRDGTIGNKGCIFCGEEGSGEFAASRYLPIREQMEQQKKLLSKKWPVGKSIAYFQSFTNTYAPIVDLEKKYTEAIVQNGIVGLAIATRPDCLSKGVLDLLSKFNEKTFLWIELGLQTIYDNTSKFIRRGYELECYERAVEELNKRNIKVVTHLIFGLPNESHKDILSSVKYVANTNTWGVKFHTLYIQKGTDLYKHYERTPFPILSREEYISLVCNSIERLPQDMVIHRLTGDGKRELLVEPKWTLDKLKVLSGIDMELKRRNSFQGSIKV; this is encoded by the coding sequence TTGATTTGGGGAGATAAGAGATACAGGTCCTTTAACTATGAAATGAGAAAGATTTTTGGTGAGAAAGTAATGAAACTTTCTCTAGATGGAGGTTTTACCTGTCCTAATAGAGATGGAACTATAGGTAATAAGGGCTGTATATTTTGTGGTGAAGAAGGTTCAGGAGAATTTGCAGCTTCTAGATATTTACCTATAAGAGAACAAATGGAACAGCAAAAAAAATTATTATCTAAAAAGTGGCCTGTAGGAAAATCTATTGCCTATTTTCAAAGTTTTACAAATACTTATGCTCCTATAGTGGATTTAGAGAAAAAATATACAGAAGCAATTGTACAGAATGGAATAGTGGGTTTGGCAATAGCTACTAGGCCAGATTGTTTGTCTAAAGGGGTTTTAGATTTATTGAGTAAGTTTAATGAGAAGACCTTTCTCTGGATAGAATTAGGACTTCAAACCATCTATGACAATACTTCTAAATTTATTAGAAGAGGATATGAACTAGAGTGTTATGAAAGAGCTGTAGAAGAATTAAATAAAAGAAATATTAAAGTGGTTACTCATCTCATCTTTGGTTTACCTAATGAATCTCATAAAGATATTTTATCGTCAGTAAAGTATGTGGCAAATACGAATACCTGGGGGGTTAAATTTCACACATTGTATATTCAAAAAGGGACTGATTTATATAAACATTATGAAAGAACCCCTTTCCCCATTTTATCGAGGGAAGAATACATTTCATTAGTTTGTAATAGTATTGAACGACTTCCACAAGATATGGTTATTCACAGGTTGACAGGCGATGGGAAAAGAGAATTGTTAGTGGAGCCAAAATGGACT
- a CDS encoding double-cubane-cluster-containing anaerobic reductase has protein sequence MNRLPDNFDEYEEAKREGFLKVKEFRDKGVKVVGTFCTYTPLEIIDAAGAVPVSLCGTDNSSVADAEMHLPQNLCPLIKSSYGYAITDKCPYFYFSDLIVGETTCDGKKKMYEILNNVKQTHVMHLPQGQNKEHAFEYWKKELLILIDVLEEKFNVKITEDKLREAIKERNEERKVLVDFYELGKLNPSPISGYEINTVMEAMGFEFDKKKMRQDITKRTEELKEKYEKEFKGKKSNRPRIVITGCPSNGVREKVLKQIEDLGADIVCFENCSGPKEKMELVNETIDPIDALAQKYLNVNCSVMTPNPGRLDVLGEMIDDYEADGVIEIILQACHTFNVESYNVKNLVTKEKGLPYICIETDYSEFDTGQLNTRLNAFLEML, from the coding sequence ATGAATCGACTACCAGATAATTTTGATGAATATGAAGAAGCTAAGCGAGAAGGCTTTTTAAAGGTTAAGGAGTTTAGGGATAAAGGGGTTAAGGTAGTAGGAACTTTTTGTACCTATACTCCATTAGAAATTATTGATGCAGCTGGAGCAGTTCCAGTATCATTATGTGGAACTGATAATAGTTCTGTAGCAGATGCTGAAATGCATTTACCTCAGAATTTATGTCCATTGATTAAATCGAGTTATGGATATGCTATAACTGACAAATGTCCTTATTTTTACTTTTCTGATCTAATAGTAGGGGAAACTACATGCGATGGAAAGAAAAAAATGTATGAAATCTTAAATAATGTTAAACAGACTCATGTAATGCATTTACCTCAAGGCCAAAATAAAGAACATGCTTTTGAATATTGGAAAAAGGAATTATTAATTCTTATAGATGTTCTTGAGGAAAAATTTAACGTAAAAATAACGGAGGATAAATTAAGGGAAGCTATAAAGGAACGAAATGAAGAACGAAAAGTGTTAGTTGATTTTTATGAACTAGGTAAACTTAATCCTTCTCCAATTTCTGGCTATGAAATAAATACAGTTATGGAGGCTATGGGCTTCGAATTTGATAAGAAAAAAATGCGCCAAGATATAACCAAAAGAACTGAAGAATTAAAAGAAAAGTATGAGAAAGAATTTAAAGGAAAGAAAAGTAATAGACCAAGAATTGTAATAACCGGCTGCCCTTCAAATGGGGTTCGAGAGAAAGTTCTTAAACAAATAGAAGATTTAGGTGCAGATATAGTTTGTTTCGAAAATTGTTCAGGGCCTAAGGAAAAAATGGAATTAGTGAATGAAACTATAGATCCGATAGATGCTTTAGCACAAAAATATCTAAATGTAAACTGTTCAGTTATGACTCCTAATCCAGGGCGATTAGATGTACTAGGTGAAATGATTGATGATTATGAAGCTGATGGGGTTATTGAAATAATTCTTCAGGCTTGTCATACTTTTAATGTAGAATCTTATAATGTTAAAAATCTTGTTACTAAGGAAAAAGGTCTACCTTATATATGTATTGAAACTGACTACTCAGAATTTGATACAGGCCAATTAAATACTAGATTAAATGCATTTTTAGAGATGCTTTAA
- a CDS encoding D-alanine--D-alanine ligase: MKTNIYVLYGGKSVEHEVSLKSATAVINSLDKDKYNVYPVYITNDGIWCPLGLLEGKIEDPDELRRTTTNTLAESIGDFLLNQFKSNEKSIIFPALHGTNGEDGTIQGLLELLNIPYVGNEVLSSAAGMDKVIMRDLFAEHNIPQTKYTSIKLHNWEEDKDTACQKIEDDLNYPYYIKPANLGSSVGINRVENREELKKAIDEAFLYDYKVIIEEEVIAREMQISVVGNNHPKASVPGEFIMEDPFFDYNAKYIDGKIIPVIPAKLTPEVTIQVRKLAEKTFKILDCRGLARVDIFVTDDNEIYVNEINTMPGFTAVSMTPVLWGATDGTTYSQLVEKLIKLAFDRYNEKNNILNTKA, from the coding sequence ATGAAAACGAATATTTATGTATTGTACGGTGGTAAATCTGTTGAGCATGAGGTTTCCTTAAAAAGTGCAACTGCTGTTATTAACTCACTAGATAAAGATAAATATAATGTCTATCCAGTTTATATTACAAATGATGGAATCTGGTGTCCATTAGGATTATTAGAAGGCAAAATAGAGGACCCTGATGAACTCAGAAGGACTACTACAAATACTTTAGCTGAATCTATAGGGGATTTTTTATTAAATCAATTTAAAAGTAATGAAAAAAGTATTATATTCCCTGCATTACATGGTACAAATGGAGAGGACGGTACAATTCAGGGACTTCTGGAATTATTAAATATTCCATATGTAGGTAATGAAGTATTATCATCTGCGGCCGGAATGGATAAAGTAATTATGAGGGATTTATTTGCAGAACACAATATACCCCAAACAAAATATACTTCTATTAAACTACATAACTGGGAAGAAGATAAAGATACAGCTTGCCAAAAAATAGAAGACGATTTAAACTACCCATATTATATAAAGCCCGCTAATTTAGGCTCAAGTGTTGGTATAAATCGAGTTGAAAATCGTGAGGAGCTTAAAAAAGCCATTGACGAGGCTTTCTTATATGATTATAAAGTAATTATAGAAGAGGAGGTTATTGCTAGGGAAATGCAAATATCCGTAGTGGGAAATAATCATCCAAAAGCTTCAGTACCTGGAGAATTTATTATGGAAGATCCTTTCTTTGACTATAATGCTAAGTATATTGATGGTAAAATTATTCCTGTAATCCCTGCAAAACTAACACCAGAAGTAACTATTCAAGTTAGAAAACTTGCAGAAAAAACTTTTAAAATTTTAGATTGCCGTGGCCTTGCAAGAGTGGATATTTTTGTTACAGATGACAATGAAATTTATGTCAACGAAATAAATACAATGCCTGGTTTTACAGCTGTAAGTATGACACCTGTTCTATGGGGAGCTACTGATGGTACTACTTATTCCCAATTAGTTGAAAAATTAATAAAATTAGCTTTCGATAGATATAACGAGAAAAATAATATTTTAAACACTAAAGCATAG